The genomic window TGACAGGTGAAGCCAGTCTGAATCCTCTTCTGtgcctcccttccacccaccttTTCATTAATTATCAGTGGCCGAAATACACCTTTTCTCAGTCTCCTCCAGACCCTCTGGGAGGAAGggtctaaaaagaaaattaaagtcaGGACAGGGATCTGGTTTTCCAGAGATACCCACaggtcccttccttctccctgttcTAGCTGAGGAGTATCTCCCATCaacaaggcagaaggtgaggacCAATTCTAAAGATCTAGAAGTAAGGAGTTTTTAAAACTTCTGGGAGAAAGTGGAAGACTAATCAGTCAAGAGATTGGATTAAAGTAAAAAAGGGATCTTGGAACTTCTGTTCCTAGCGAAGCTTATTCTAAGCAAGGTCAAAGGCAATTTCCTAAAGCTATTGAGGAAATGGGAATTTTTGTGGAAACAAGGAACAGATGCTATGCCATGTCATTCATGGGGTCTGAGggtgaggagggaaaaaaaaaaggctagagaCCACAATCTAAGCCTAATTGCCCTTCAGTCACTCTACTCTAGGAGAAAAGTGCCAAGGGTGGAAGTTTCCAGTGCCAACAGACATCTTCACAATCTTAGCCACAAACAGAGGCAAAGGGGCTGTGGAACAAACTTTATTCACAAATAAACTGTAACAGTGTAAATGTTCAGGGAATATGCTATCAGCCCCTCCCTCCTGAAGTGCCTGGACCCAGAACTCAAGTGGAATGTGCAACCTGTGCTccccagaaaggagagagaggactAGTGTGGGAATGTCATTTTCATAAGTGGAGTTAAGGGAATGGGCATGGGGACATAGGAGCTCTGACTGCTCCCCTCTGGACTCCCAATGGGGATGGGGTGCAAGAGGGACCAAAAGACACACACCTAAGGAATCTAGGATTATCCtcatcctttctccttccccagaGGATCATTGGTCTCAAGTTAGCTTTTGTACATTGAAGAGGCCTTACTGAGAGAGCAGGGACAACTCTCTGCCATAGAGAGCAAATGAAAAACCACCCCATATTTCCCCACTCTTGAATCTCCAGGAAGGCAGGAAATTGGTTGATAACATAGGTCAAAGACCTACAAAAGTCAAAGATCTTCCCAATGACTTTCAGCTGCCAGGTAAGTAGCAAGCAGATCTGCTCTGGCAGGAGGACCTAGGCAGGGGGGAGTAAGATAGGCCAAGATAACAGGCCTAAAAGGGAAAACCAGAAGGTCAGGGCCTCTTTGGCCCCATCACAAAGGCTGGCATCTGGGCAGGAGCCTTGAGGGTTGTAGTCTCGGGAACACTTGCATAGGTGATATAGATGCTCCAGTCCTCACCACCCCTCAAATTTCCTGATCTTAGAAGGCATAATCTATGCCATCATTCCCCACCAAACCCCTTCTCCCTGGCCTAGCTGGACTAACTGCTTCTCTATTCCCATTAGCCTAAGGTGAAGGGGGAATCTTTGTGTCCTTATGGCTTCAAAGGCTTGGAATGTGAGCCCAAATGGCCTCTGGATCAGTAGGGCTATAGGGGTACCCACCTGATCAGAGAAGGGCAGTGGGAAAGGCAGAATGAATTCCCAAGGGAAAAAACCATGGTAAGGGGAGCAGGGATGGGCACAGAGCCCTCAGAGGTAGACATTGAGGGTCTGCAGGATACCCTGGCGGCACAGTGGGCAATTTCGCTGATAGGCTGGCTGGCGTAGCAGAATCTCTGTGCAGGCTTGGCACAGGCAGAGGTGCCGACATGGTAGCAAAAGCACAGTTTTGCTTTGGTCCTGACAGAtgacacatttctttctttcctcttgttCCTTCAGTAGCTGCCATGGGTCATGCCCTGCCAGAGGCTCCTCCTCATTGAGTCTTTCCCGGCCCCTGACAGCTGCCACTCGAGCTGCTCCTGACCCTGCCCCTTCCTCTGGCCGAAACAGAAGTCTAGGTAATGGGTCAGGAGGCTGTTCATGTCCCCGGATTCTGACAGATGGCCCCCTCCTTGGTCCACCTTGGGGAGCCCCAGGGGCTCCTCCTCCAGTGGGCCAGCTTGCCAGCTGCAGGCTCCGGCTCCGTACCCTACGCCAAGACTCTGAACCCAGTGCCAAGCGATAAAGTCGTACCACATCCCCACGGACCCGGTGGTAAGAAGGCAGGGCATGAAGCTGTTCAGTTGCCCGGACTGCCAGCCGAATGGCAAGAGTTGGGTGCAGGATGGTTATGGTCACTGCCAATACTATCACCAGCAATACCAAGCCAAAGAGATTAGCTAGCATGAAACCAGCGAGAAAACGCATGGCAGAGGCTATTAACTCCAGTACCAACTGGCAGGGGGTCCAGAGGAGAATTGCCATGGCAACAGCACTGCTAGACACATGGGCAAAAAAGGCTCCTAACACATCAGTCACCCTACACAGTGGACCCATCACTGAGTCCCAGAGGGCCAGTCCAAGGGCAAAGAGGTTCTGAGTCCCAATTAGACAGATGTTGACCAGACTGTTGACCACATATGCAGCCAAGCTCATGGCGATGGCACAGACATCACAGGCCTGTCGCAGCAGGGCATGGCTGGAGGAGACCATGCTCAGGACGCCCCGATGGACTAGTTCCCGGCCCCTCGTGGCCACGTGCAAGGCTAGGTGCCCCACCACCTTCAGGCTCTCCAGGCCCGGGCAACAGCCCCGAAGCAGGACTCCCACTGCCTGTAGGCTCCCCAGAAACAGGCGGGTCAGGCCCTCCACGGCAGCCACGAGGGAAAGCAGCGCCCCTCGGCCCAGGTGCAGGAGGCTGGCCAGGACAGTGTGCGGGAGGTTGTAGATGAAGGTCACCATCCAGGTCAGGGCTGCCAGCAGGGAGGATACAAGGAGGAAGTTGAGGTCCAGCACAAAGCTCAGTACGTCCAAGGCCAGACTGATCCCGTTCAACACCAGGTACACCGCCTCCATGGCTGGCCAGGGGCGCCCCCGAAGGTCGTTGTTGGGGCCGGGGGAGCAATGTCGTGACCTCGGGGGCGCTGGGGGGAGCCCCAGGCAGGCAGGACTCGCAAAAACAGGCGGGAGGTGGGGAGGATCGGGGAGGGCCGGGGCCCGGGGCGACTCGGCGAGAGGGAAGGCGGGGGGTCCCCGGGCCCCgaggctgggaagggaagggtaGCCGAGCGCGAGGCGGCCGCAGAGAGGCTCCTGTCCCCGCCCGGCCCCCTTCCTCCGGGTTCGCGACCTCGCGGGAGGCGGGGGGGATGGGCGGGGAGGGAGGCGGAGGAAAGGCGAGGAGACCCCTCTCAGACGGCCCCAGCTAGTACTTCCACCGTGGCCGCCGCCGCCGTCGCCGCCACCGCGGCCTCGGCTCTGCTGGGCGCCGCCAtattggagagggggaggggccggAGGCGTGGTACGAAGGTCACAGGAAAAGAAGAAACCCGACTAATCCGGGCGGCCCAATCCCCGCAGTAGCCGAAAAGTGATTGGCTAATTTGAACCGCGCTGAATCGTGTTTACATTCCAAAGGACAGGGCTGGGCCAAGACGAGGCTAGCTCCACCTTCTCCGGAAGCTGATTGGTTAAATCTCCTAGAGGGCGGTACAGTTCAGTTGGGGGCGACCTACGAAGACCCAGATTCAGTCTTTAAAGGGAAGGAGCAAGCGCGTAGTCCCTCCCCCACTGAATGTGTCCAGCCTCCACCAGCTATCTGTTTCTCTGAAATACCCTAAGTGCCTTCTCTCTAGACAAAACCACCTCCTTCTCCGAGTCTTCCTCTCTTTATTCTCTCTAGCTGTGACACTCTTTTCTCTGCGTCCTTAGTGCAacattttatcaaagactttccCTGCATCTGTTTATAAAGTAATGTggtttagaatgtaaactcattgcagacattattgaatttttttgtcTTGTCTTATTGTTTTTTTTGTAAATCTATTTTCCAATTACGTATAATAATTtcccacataaattttctgaagttatatgtcCCACatattctccctcccttcccttctcaccctacccagagatggtaagcaattttatctggattatacggcatcatgcaaaacatatccgTATTGTTCAATTTTTATAAGAATAATGACACAAAATTAATTAAGACCCCAGATAATAGTacgctttgatctgcattctgactaaAAAAGTTCTTgctatggaggtggatagcattctttataagtccttcagaattgtccaggatcattgagttgttttaatttgaatttaatcAAGGTGTGAtttagatttagaacatttttaatattattgatagctttgatttcttcatctgaaagctgtttgttcatatccttttatttcaattggagaatgacttgtattcttattttACCAATAATTCAATCAATTAGCTttctatatacttgagaaatgaatcctttatcagagaaatttgttaataAATTTTTCCCAAAATTGtcgtttcccttctaatcttgactacattggttttgtttgtacaaaagctttgaaatttaatataatcaaaattgtttattttacatcttgtaatgttctctgatTCTTGTTAGGTCATAAAttcctcccttctccatagatctgacaggtaaaactattctatattccccaaATTTACTTACGGTGTCATCCTTTATGcataaatcatatatccattttgaccttattttggtatagggtatgaaatATTGGTCCTGTCAACTTGGACTCTGGAGACCCGAAGTTTAGTCAGCTTGGAAGCTGTGtcgaaaaaacacagaactattaaatagtcaaaatcactctttaatcaagggcaaaaggggttcagcgctAAGTAGGcctcgacaacagagctgctcaccACACTCGACTGCACAGTctaaggattgaactctggccactctggtcactgacccctgggagtgccaccactcaagatggactccagggaacaaaaggatttggggaacctatatgccATTTGAggagtccaggggcagggaaagacgactgacatcactatagctacaaagaaaatgggagtgttcaaactacactgactgTAGCCCAAGCCAAGTGACACTTTAGTGCAGTAGGCAGCATGTCAGTCTCCTaaactgaaggtcctgagttcaatccttGAAAGGAGGGTATGATACAGTGGGAGAGCCTTCTGGGGACCAGAAGAATCACTTGGCTTGGACTTGGCCCCACCTAATAGATTGTCATTTAatttagggtccattattcagtctgaaactgttggcctgagattcccttcagggtggattctcaggaGAACAGGgaacaagctttggggtctccaacttacaaactAGTCCTACTAGGCTATAAGTTTAGAGtttctaaattccatgttgaaACAAgcaactactccaatatctttgccaaaaaaaccccaaatggggtcaggaagagtcagacattactgaacagcaatgtcaacctgaaaaaaattCAACTACTTATGCAGATATATTGGGCCAGGAGAATATAACCTTGGAAATCACCTAGAGCCACAACTATTGTGTTTCCACTGAACTAGAGTAAAAGGGGGATGCCTTCAATAGATTTTTGGAAATGGGAGGCTAAACAGCTGGTTACTGGGGAGTTCACAGACAGCTGGGAAAAACAAGAGTCTGAGGCCAAGGCAACTAGaggcttctttatttttaattgtccTTTTAAACTTCTGTCTTCATAGTTAATTCAATCATTATCTgtgttttatattctttattttaacacTGGGAAAGAGTCAGTCTGGAGATTCTCAGAAGACAATGTCATCAGCAACTACATATGAATTTGTGTTGGtggagatgaaagagaaaaatatatatatttaaaattcttagcagttgttaacttggaaaaacacagaactgctAAAGTAAACTTTTGCTAAAaccaaattttttattttttttttaaacccttaccttccctcttggagtcaatactgtgtattggcagaagagtggtaagggctaggcaatgggggtcaagtgacttgcccagggtcacacagctaggaagtgactgaggccaaatttgaacctaggacctcccatctctagacctggctctcaatccactgcccccTAAAACCAAATTTTTAATCAGGGAAAGAGTGAGTAGGCTGTAGCTAGGAGCCAGGAGTGGCCTaacttacaatggatacaaaaaggGTAGCTCCTGCCAGGTGTTGGTCTTCTTAGGaatggatctctgatacaatgggggaaacttctaagacaaaaagggtgattgaggatttgagcatttccatcACTCCTATTCAGGACACTTAATGGACTCTTGGTGATCCCTTTTTCTGTCTAAGACAAGTTCAGTTTTGGACTTCCCATAAAGGCAAGTTCTCTAGGGAAGAAGGCAAACTTGGGGCTCTCAAAAACTCAGTATTAATAAtatgtcttcattttttattagTACCCTGCCTTAGCTCTGCATTCCTTAGTTTCCCCATATACACTTTTCTGTCAGTCAATCTCTtcatggaaaatgttttttattaacTCTAGAAGCTTTTTGAAGATTATACTTCATAATCTGTCTTGACTACAGAAACATCCACGCTTCTTTTCAAAAAGACTTTTGACTTTGACTTTATAGGCTGCAGTGTTCAGAAAGCCAGTTTCTTTCTTGTGAATTAGAAGGAATGagtagatttccaaatatttgtcaatcaaccaataaaaaatgtttaagtgcctattatgtgccaaataCAATACTAAGAGCCAGGGATATCAAAATATGTAAATGACAGTTCCTGCCTAcaagagcttataatctaatggggaagtaaacatgcaaacaaatctaTATGAAGCAAGTTATATAcaagatgaataggaaataatgaacccCAGGAATGCACAGAAATTGAAAGAGATTAGAGAAAGCTTCCTATAGAAAGTGGGGTTttaattgacccaaccattctggagggcaatttggaactatgcccaaagggcgataaaagactgtctgccctttgatccagccatagcactgctgggtttgtaccccaaagagaaaataagggaaaggacttatacaagaatattcatagctgaactctttgtggtggccaaaaaattggaaaaggaagggatgccctttaattggggaatggctgaacaaattgtggtgtatgttggtgatgttattgtgctgaaaggaataataaagtggaggaattccatggagtctggaacaacctccaggaagtgatgcagagtgaaaggagcagaaccaggaaatcattatacactatgaaccttaaaaattcccagaccctacttcataagattggattaagaccattccccatttgggcagtgaactctacttagatcaggaatgtgaggactctacttcacctacttaagtctgccctaggggaagataaagttgtaaactcttttctgaacaatgaaaagtacttaaacccatacttataataaggcaaaaagttcttaagctaagtacctataaaggtcaggcaacttgtgaatttacaaagaaaaaagagctgagaaacttactcaaagctttcctggtgtgaattactaaaaaatttacaccttcttaggtgtggactaagaatggtctgtcctttgaaaaacatctactgtgattggtagatgggagaacttaggggcggtgacataggagaaaattccctatataaggagatgagaaatctgagaagaaTAAACAGTCTCTAAAGAGGCTGTTGAGAAgaagagtctctaaggaggctctgaagagagtctgatggctggctgaactggtgtctgaatccttgcttgaacagattttatggtgagtgattaagaactgactgatctttctcttaagactcaggtctaggccatgttggcttaaggcccttcatacttattcctttctgattctctctctctttctttaattcctcattgtattaattaattaaaatctctataaaacccagttgacttggatatattcataattgggaatatttccctggtgaccaccttatatttgatttaaaaacaagaaactgtagtaaaaacatattttctacggtcacaatttactcatccactcttttatctatcacaatttatatcttccactattttaatcactacagtttatgacacccaaccattttaactcttacagtttatggctcccactcttttaaatcttacaacacagagactgatacactgtggtacaattgaaggtaatggacttctccattagggacaatgcaatgtccctgaacaatctgcagggatctaaaaaacactatccacaagcagaggataaactgtgagagtaaaaacaccaatgaaaagcaactgcttgactacagggattgaggggatatgactgaggaaagactctaaatgaactccctaaggcaaataccaacaacacggaaatgggttcgagtcaagaacacatgtgacacccagtggaatctctcttcggctatgggaggggggggaggaaaagaaaatgatttttgttgccaatgaataatgtttggaaatgaccaaataaaataatgttttttaaaaaaagtggggTTTTAGTTGGAactttaaggaagccagggaggttagtaatcagagcagagaagggaaagcattgggaaacaaccagagaaaatgcttagAACTGAGAGATGGTCTTCTTCAGGGGAACTGCCTGGAAGCCAGTGTCAGTGGATGAAAGAATGGTTGGGGAGTTAGgtttgaagggctttgaatgtcagactgagcattttgtatttgctcctagaAACAACAGtaagccactgaagtttattgattAGGGGAATGATATGGTTAGACCTGCACTTCAGGAAAAACACTTGAGTGTTCTTGCCTACCTGATGAAACCTCAAGCTTATTTTGTTCCCTAGTCATGTTTTATCCCCTAACCAATCCAATATTCTTTAATCTCCCCCCTTTTATTTGTGTTCCTCAATCCCCCAGACAATCTCTGTGTCCTTCAGGCTTCCTCTTTCCAACCCTTCCTCCCTAGTCTctcccatcttctcttctccctcagtgTCCTCACCAATTCTGTGTACCTCACTCCCCCTTTtctgtgtctcctctctctccctcagtttTCCCCCTCACCTAGTACCTTttattgtctctttttctttcccatcttttCCTGGGatattcacttcattttcttattctttttttgtaaatcCCTCTTTCTCTGCTTCACATTACTTCCCCAATTTACCCCATCTATCATCTTATCTctactctccttttcttctctttttctttcctctcttcaaaAGCATTATAGGATGCTAGCTGGAAATCTAGTTTAGATcaatcttacagatgaagaaactgaggcccagaatgaCTTGTTCAGGAAATGAATTGTCTCAGGTCACATTGGTAGAGATAGTGGACATGGGCTAGTGTTAAGGAATCCAGAGGACTCCTTGTTTCTTcacttcaattccttttttcctttgctaCAATTCTATATCTCTACTACAGTGCATTTTGGAGAGGagtgaagaaaattaatattatgctgTATCATTTGTTAACTAACATTACCCTGTAATCCATCCTTTTCCCCATTTGGTTAGACCCCATTTATGATGGCACTCAATAGCTAATCAATTTAAGTCAGACCTTCACCCCTCTGTTGGGAGGAGGCtactcactctttttttttatatagcccttaccttccatcttagatcaagactgagaagaatggtaagagctgggcaatgggaggttcagtgacttgcccagggtcacacagctaggaagtgtctgaggtcacatttgaacccaggacctcccatctctggacctgactctcaatccactgaaccacccagctgtccccatacCTACTCTTCTTAAGTTTCCCACTCAACAAGCTGGAATTGAAGCAAGGTACGCAGCTCATGAGATAACCACTAGGGGGTGACAAAGAGCCAACAAGGACTCAAGTGGTGAGCAGAAACTTAATTGCTTCTTGCCACTTTCTTGCTCTAGAACCTACAATGACTCCCCCTTTTCCTATTGCATCAAGTACAAACTTGCAAGAATTTAAAGATTATCTATAACTTGACCCCGTTCTACTTGTCCAACCTTATTTCCCACAGCTCTCTCAACAAGCCAGTTCTTTACTATCACAtaatgttgttcatcctttgttttgaagaggaccTTCATCATCTTATGGGGCGATCAAGGGGTGATGTCTTAACTCTCcagtgaactggatttaagtgaggcagagttgcacaaagtcttcagcctcactttcttccagtcatccacATCCAGTGGCAAGAGAAAAGCCAAGAAGACTGGTGATGGCtctggatgcagtggatggccttggcttCCAGGCCTGACCAAGGTCTAGGCACTCCCTATGTAGCACCTGCTTCCCTCATTTTCATGGCTTTggggaacaaactgttctcattcgCCCATTCCTcccagggaagtcttcacatacttagGACAGACATTTCCCTGACTTACCATGGCTTTGAgtcctgttggttaccctcagtCACCTGATTgtacatgctatagcttcttggagccatcaGTGAAAGTTGGATAATAGGTGGACACCAAAAGGGactaagcagccctgaaaagagctcagtAGGCCCTCACTCCAGAGGGGCTAGTACTGCCTGAATACCCCATATACCccaaatacaaataagaaaacaacagTCCCTtgataactcctataagaccctgagaggattctcctccttggattgtcctttagattccagatagacagagagatacacctccAAGCTATGCCATCAGGTGGTATCTAAGACATCTACCTGTCGTGTCCCCTAAACTGTGAGGGTCACCCCATATGTcttcaggcagaccccagtcagatgaccaacccccCCCCAGCCCATACCTCAGTGCATACCCCTCTAGAGTGACATCTTCAGTGTGGCCCCAAATCACATCTTCACTGTTTTAAAGAGTAAAAAGGACCCCAGAAATCATGTCATCTGGGAGGCAGTCTTCCTGGCCAGATTTAACATTACCTTGTGAAcgaataaaatttctctttttatttttaagctaagttttggagtcttgcatccttgcaaaagaTACCCTTCCCGAACCCTggaggggttcacctcaagccccacACAacacctgctctcaaggagcttatacaaTATAACAGGGAAAGACAATAAAGAGGAAGCTGGAAAATGGTGGAAATGGGATGACAGCCTTGTTTCAGGAAACCCCAAACACCCATGTCCTATGGGAACTTGCCTTCAAAAAGCTCCCAGACTTACTCTTGTCCCATTGAACAATAAACCATCAAGTACCATTGCGCCCCCTGGAGAAGAATGACAGATAGAGTCAAACTTTATGTATGCTTTTTCTCTTCTAAGTTACTCCGATTGTATCTAGGCTGCTTTCAGTTACTCTAGCCTCAGTCTAcaacctctttcccaagcctctttGTAACCACTCAGTTGTCCTTCCTTTCATATATTCTCTGAGATATAACCTCAAGTTTTTTAGTTCTATGGAAACTCCCATTATTGGTGTTTTTCTGGGAGACACCATTCCCAGAGGCCCAGAGCCAGGCTCTGTTTGGTGGCCATAAGAGCATTGTCTCCCTGGTCCTGAGTGACATGCTCAGGACCACTTGAGtgctgtgtttttccaggttgacaggTGGTACCCACTTTGGGGGCATCCTGTTCCCTGAAAGTGAAGCTAAGCAGGGCTTGCAGATGCAAAGTAGAGTGAGTGATCTTGAAAGTCTAATTTCAGTCACCTATAATGGAAAGCTTTGGGCAGAGTTGAGTGTCCCATCCTCTGGCCATCCAATCTGAGAGCAGAAGAGGCTAAGGGAGTTGGAAAGTGATGAGTATGAGTTGGGTTAAATAGCTTGATGAGGAGATTTCCATCGATCAGTGTAAACTAGAAGAGGCATTTTGTTCCTTGGAGCTGAGACTATACTAAACGGCAAATGCAGAGTACATCAGTATTGTAATTGTTTCGTTTTGCCAgactgctttttttctctttatttctttgttacaaaggatgaTTTTCTAGGCAGGGACAAGTAATGTATTCAGAAGCAAAGgtgacataaaaaataaatggcatCCATAAgaacagttttttaaaatctgaTCTATGAATTCATCCATGTAGGGGCTCCCAGGTAGGAACTTACTCAAAGTAGATTGGTACCTTTTCTAAAATGGGTGTCTTAAGGAGTAAGCTGCCCGGGGCACTGAGGCTTAAGTGAATTTCCTGGAGTCCTATAGCCAATATTTCAG from Monodelphis domestica isolate mMonDom1 chromosome 4, mMonDom1.pri, whole genome shotgun sequence includes these protein-coding regions:
- the RNF26 gene encoding E3 ubiquitin-protein ligase RNF26, which translates into the protein MEAVYLVLNGISLALDVLSFVLDLNFLLVSSLLAALTWMVTFIYNLPHTVLASLLHLGRGALLSLVAAVEGLTRLFLGSLQAVGVLLRGCCPGLESLKVVGHLALHVATRGRELVHRGVLSMVSSSHALLRQACDVCAIAMSLAAYVVNSLVNICLIGTQNLFALGLALWDSVMGPLCRVTDVLGAFFAHVSSSAVAMAILLWTPCQLVLELIASAMRFLAGFMLANLFGLVLLVIVLAVTITILHPTLAIRLAVRATEQLHALPSYHRVRGDVVRLYRLALGSESWRRVRSRSLQLASWPTGGGAPGAPQGGPRRGPSVRIRGHEQPPDPLPRLLFRPEEGAGSGAARVAAVRGRERLNEEEPLAGHDPWQLLKEQEERKKCVICQDQSKTVLLLPCRHLCLCQACTEILLRQPAYQRNCPLCRQGILQTLNVYL